The Lycium barbarum isolate Lr01 chromosome 11, ASM1917538v2, whole genome shotgun sequence genome contains the following window.
ttcttttgtgttGTTTTCTGCCTTTTCCTTTTTCTGAGTTATCTAGTTCATCCTTATTTGACCTCAAAGTGATGTATCTGCAGTTTGTGTAATACCAGTGCAACTAGTAAGCAGACTCTACTAAGCCATGCTGAAGGTAAGAAGCACAGAGGAAAGGCACGAGCTTTCCACGCTGCTAAGCAGCAGCCTAAGCAGAATGAAACAGCTGGCCTTGGTGTGGACGTCTCAAGTGATAAAAATCAAAAGAATGAGATTCCTGAGAACAAAGCATGTGAGGAATCAAAGGAGCAAAACTCAAAAGAACCAGAAAATGATAATTCTCAttcaaagaagaaaagaaaagacagGGAATCTGAAAATGGTGGCGCCAAACTATCTGCTGAATTAGATAACGGTGAAGTAATCCAGGTTGAAAAAGAACAGGAAACAAAACACAAAAAGAAAGCCAAAACTGAAACAGTGAAACACGATAAAGCTGTCTTGGATGGGTCTAACGGAAATGACAGCAAGAAGAAGATAAAGTGGAAGAAAGTGATCACATCAGCTTTGAAATCTGTATGTGTTTTCTCCATTTCGTCAGTAGTTTGCAACCTTTCTTTCATATACATGTTCCAACTTTTGTTTCATATACATCTTCATGAGCATTTCTTCCTCTTTGAAAGAAGAGTCTTTATTTATCACGTCACAGCGACTAATTTATATGCATTGTCTGGTATCTCTCTTATTCGCTCGTTTCATTTGGGACAGAATTCTGATGGAGCTCTGAAGTTGAAGAAACTTAAAAAGATTGTTCTGAAGTCTGTGAATGAGTCTGGCATGGTAGAAGATGAAAGCCAAGTCAGCAACACAATCGAGCATAAGGTCAGCTAATCCTATCAAATCGTATCAGTGTCtgtttcttttgattctttggctaAACATGTACAGTGCTGACATAATTCGATGTTGCTATTTCCTGCAGATAACTTCAAGTTCTAAATTCGTTGTTGATGGCAAATATGTGCGACTGGCAGCCAAAAGCTCCTGAGAATTCTTTCATTTCAGACGCTTTATAAGTTTTAGAACCAATATTGGGGAAAAAGAAAACAATGCAGAGCCAAAGCTATAAA
Protein-coding sequences here:
- the LOC132618035 gene encoding UBP1-associated proteins 1C isoform X1, with the translated sequence MVWFQCEDCGDNLKKPKLANHFRMCSAYKLSCIDCGEIFGRQTVETHTQCISEAEKYGPKGQGKASNGTPAKLSGDSKQKPDVDINVGLSDRPPWFCSLCNTSATSKQTLLSHAEGKKHRGKARAFHAAKQQPKQNETAGLGVDVSSDKNQKNEIPENKACEESKEQNSKEPENDNSHSKKKRKDRESENGGAKLSAELDNGEVIQVEKEQETKHKKKAKTETVKHDKAVLDGSNGNDSKKKIKWKKVITSALKSNSDGALKLKKLKKIVLKSVNESGMVEDESQVSNTIEHKITSSSKFVVDGKYVRLAAKSS
- the LOC132618035 gene encoding UBP1-associated proteins 1C isoform X2 yields the protein MCSAYKLSCIDCGEIFGRQTVETHTQCISEAEKYGPKGQGKASNGTPAKLSGDSKQKPDVDINVGLSDRPPWFCSLCNTSATSKQTLLSHAEGKKHRGKARAFHAAKQQPKQNETAGLGVDVSSDKNQKNEIPENKACEESKEQNSKEPENDNSHSKKKRKDRESENGGAKLSAELDNGEVIQVEKEQETKHKKKAKTETVKHDKAVLDGSNGNDSKKKIKWKKVITSALKSNSDGALKLKKLKKIVLKSVNESGMVEDESQVSNTIEHKITSSSKFVVDGKYVRLAAKSS